In Halopseudomonas xinjiangensis, a single genomic region encodes these proteins:
- a CDS encoding aldo/keto reductase, producing MEGLHSHYRNLGSTGLSVSPLGLGTVKLGRNQGVKYPSQFQLPSDDEARELIALAHDLGINLIDTAPAYGTSETRLGPLLAGQRHKWIICSKVGEEFSDGESHFDFSAAHTRRSVQRSLERLQTDYLDMVLVHSNGDDLAVLEQGAFDTLESLKREGLIRAFGLSGKTIEGGLAALQRSDCAMVTYNLREQAERPVLDFALAHGKGILIKKALASGHLCSEGADPVQEGLKLVLGHQAVASAIIGTINREHLKNNVAAALAVLGT from the coding sequence ATGGAAGGATTGCATTCTCACTACCGGAACCTCGGCAGCACCGGGCTATCAGTTTCGCCGCTGGGCCTGGGCACCGTTAAGCTTGGCCGCAATCAGGGCGTCAAATACCCGAGCCAGTTCCAGCTGCCCAGCGATGACGAGGCTCGCGAACTCATCGCGTTGGCGCACGATCTGGGTATCAATCTGATCGACACGGCACCAGCTTACGGCACCAGCGAGACTCGCCTGGGACCTCTGCTGGCCGGCCAGCGACATAAGTGGATCATCTGCAGCAAGGTCGGTGAGGAGTTCAGCGACGGCGAGTCGCACTTCGACTTCTCCGCTGCGCATACCCGTCGCTCCGTCCAGCGCTCGCTTGAGCGATTGCAAACCGACTATCTGGACATGGTATTGGTGCATTCCAACGGCGATGACCTGGCGGTCCTCGAGCAGGGCGCCTTCGACACGCTCGAGTCGTTGAAACGCGAGGGGCTCATTCGCGCGTTCGGATTGTCAGGCAAGACTATCGAAGGAGGCCTCGCCGCACTACAGCGCAGCGATTGCGCAATGGTCACTTACAACTTGCGTGAGCAGGCTGAAAGGCCAGTGCTAGACTTCGCTCTGGCGCACGGCAAGGGCATTCTGATCAAGAAGGCGCTTGCAAGCGGGCACCTGTGCAGCGAAGGCGCAGACCCGGTGCAGGAAGGCTTGAAACTGGTGCTGGGCCACCAGGCGGTGGCCAGCGCAATAATCGGCACCATCAATCGCGAACATCTCAAGAACAACGTTGCGGCCGCGCTGGCCGTGTTAGGTACCTGA
- a CDS encoding NAD(P)/FAD-dependent oxidoreductase, translating to MSNCLETDICILGGGIAGLWLNARLRSEGYSTLLVERGALGGGQSSKSQGIIHGGTKYALHGKLTTAAESIAAMPQRWRDCLQGKGDVDLRGVRLLSEHHYLWSPGNLISNLAGFFASKALRGRVDQVKGAELPPVFANPAFRGKVYRLAELVLDVPDVIRRLAELSGDSLAVASSAQVLRHDDGGVAGVRVGDTTIVAKRYVLTAGEGNEGLLQSWGVQQPAMQRRPLQMVLAKGRDLPALYAHCLGSSPKPRITVTTHPCADSQWCWYLGGELAEQGVSMTPDALIDRARAELKELLPWVRLDDCQWTTLPVNRAEPAQSGLVRPDTAYLQAVHNVLVSWPTKLALAPDLADQALAELRQQTVVPAIAQQAHGLPAPKIAAPVWDVAF from the coding sequence ATGAGCAACTGCCTGGAAACCGACATCTGCATACTCGGCGGCGGCATCGCCGGCCTCTGGCTAAACGCGCGTCTGCGCAGCGAAGGCTACAGCACACTGTTGGTCGAGCGCGGCGCCCTCGGTGGCGGTCAAAGTAGTAAATCCCAGGGCATCATTCATGGGGGCACCAAATATGCTCTGCACGGCAAGCTAACCACAGCCGCCGAATCCATCGCCGCCATGCCGCAGCGCTGGCGTGACTGCCTGCAGGGCAAAGGCGATGTGGACTTGCGCGGGGTCAGACTACTGTCTGAACACCATTATCTTTGGTCGCCCGGCAACCTGATCAGCAACCTAGCCGGTTTCTTTGCCAGCAAAGCATTGCGTGGCCGGGTCGATCAGGTAAAGGGAGCCGAGCTTCCACCCGTGTTCGCCAACCCAGCCTTTCGCGGCAAGGTTTATCGACTGGCGGAGCTGGTGCTCGACGTTCCCGATGTCATCCGGCGCCTAGCCGAGCTATCCGGCGACAGCCTCGCGGTAGCCAGCTCGGCCCAAGTGCTGCGTCACGATGACGGCGGTGTCGCCGGCGTTCGTGTCGGTGACACGACGATAGTCGCCAAGCGCTACGTGCTCACAGCAGGTGAAGGCAACGAAGGCTTGTTGCAGAGCTGGGGCGTGCAACAGCCAGCCATGCAGCGCCGTCCCCTGCAGATGGTTCTGGCCAAGGGCCGGGATCTGCCAGCGTTGTACGCGCACTGCCTGGGCAGTAGTCCGAAACCGCGCATCACGGTCACCACCCATCCCTGCGCAGACAGCCAATGGTGTTGGTACCTCGGCGGTGAGCTGGCCGAACAGGGCGTCAGCATGACGCCCGATGCGCTGATTGACCGGGCACGCGCCGAGCTGAAGGAGCTGTTGCCCTGGGTGCGCCTGGACGACTGCCAATGGACCACCTTGCCGGTCAACCGGGCGGAGCCAGCACAAAGCGGCCTGGTCCGTCCGGACACCGCCTATCTGCAGGCGGTACACAACGTACTGGTGAGCTGGCCAACCAAGCTCGCCTTGGCTCCTGACCTGGCCGATCAGGCGCTGGCGGAGCTCAGGCAGCAGACCGTAGTCCCAGCGATCGCGCAACAAGCACACGGACTGCCCGCGCCGAAAATCGCGGCACCGGTATGGGATGTCGCGTTTTGA
- the waaA gene encoding lipid IV(A) 3-deoxy-D-manno-octulosonic acid transferase yields MPRLLYTLFFVLLLPVILLRLLYRAWRAPAYARRWRERFAFDGDLRTDGIWVHAVSVGESIAAAPMIRELQRRHPNLPVTVTCMTPTGSEQIRKMFGDSVGHAYLPYDLPWLQRRFIRRLAPRVCIIMETELWPNLVAECRRAAVPVVLANGRLSERSARGYRRVRALVGPMFASLDWAAVQSRPEADRFIDLGVQPARLTVTGSIKFDITPDPSRQAEAQAWRDSWGERPVWVAASTHAGEDQLVLEAHQAVLQAFPESLLILVPRHPERFDAVARQIGENGMKMIRRTAGGSPQFTDRVMLGDTMGEMMLFFGCADVAFVGGSLVPTGGHNYLEPAALGLPVLSGPHRFNFAEVSTLLEEAGSMRIVEDASELADQVIGYFQQPATATRAGAAGRSVVLANQGALERLLQGTGQLLGSGEPGQAAVR; encoded by the coding sequence ATGCCTCGTCTTCTCTACACTTTGTTCTTTGTTCTGCTGCTGCCGGTCATTCTGTTACGCCTGCTATATCGCGCCTGGCGCGCTCCGGCCTATGCCAGGCGCTGGAGAGAGCGTTTCGCCTTTGATGGTGACCTGAGGACAGACGGCATCTGGGTGCACGCGGTGTCAGTAGGGGAGTCGATAGCTGCCGCGCCGATGATTCGCGAGCTTCAGCGGCGCCACCCGAATCTGCCGGTCACGGTCACCTGCATGACGCCAACAGGCTCGGAACAGATTCGCAAAATGTTCGGTGATTCGGTGGGGCACGCCTATTTGCCGTATGACCTGCCCTGGTTGCAGCGGCGGTTCATTCGCCGCCTGGCACCGAGAGTCTGCATCATCATGGAAACCGAGCTGTGGCCCAATCTGGTCGCAGAATGCCGGCGTGCTGCGGTTCCGGTGGTTCTGGCAAACGGACGTCTCTCCGAGCGCTCGGCGCGGGGCTATCGGCGCGTACGGGCTCTGGTCGGTCCAATGTTCGCCAGCCTCGACTGGGCTGCCGTGCAAAGCCGGCCTGAGGCGGATCGGTTCATCGATCTCGGTGTCCAGCCGGCGAGGCTCACCGTGACGGGAAGTATCAAGTTCGATATCACACCGGACCCATCCAGGCAGGCCGAGGCGCAGGCCTGGCGCGATAGCTGGGGCGAGCGGCCGGTATGGGTCGCCGCCAGCACCCACGCAGGTGAAGATCAGCTGGTACTTGAGGCGCACCAGGCCGTGTTGCAGGCGTTTCCAGAAAGCCTTCTGATTCTGGTGCCTCGGCATCCGGAGCGCTTCGACGCGGTCGCGCGACAGATCGGCGAGAACGGCATGAAGATGATTCGCCGAACTGCCGGGGGCTCACCTCAATTCACCGATCGGGTCATGTTGGGTGACACCATGGGTGAAATGATGCTGTTTTTCGGCTGCGCCGACGTCGCGTTCGTTGGCGGCTCGCTGGTGCCTACCGGCGGGCACAATTACCTGGAGCCCGCTGCGTTGGGCTTGCCGGTTTTGTCCGGTCCTCATCGGTTCAACTTCGCTGAAGTCAGCACCTTGCTCGAGGAGGCTGGCAGCATGCGCATAGTCGAGGATGCGAGCGAGCTGGCTGATCAGGTGATCGGCTATTTCCAACAGCCGGCCACGGCGACACGGGCCGGGGCAGCGGGTCGGTCGGTGGTATTGGCCAATCAGGGGGCTTTGGAACGATTGCTTCAGGGAACGGGGCAGTTGCTCGGCTCAGGCGAGCCAGGGCAGGCGGCGGTACGCTGA
- a CDS encoding TolC family outer membrane protein, with protein sequence MLRPLYVAIVLAGLSSGHAMAKTDLMTVYQEALANSADLAAARAESQALQEALPQARSGLLPEIGLGAGAARERIDIDGVGSDSYSTHYYQASLVQPLFDAASWFNYQAAKAVSEQARLEFSATQQALILEVAQAYFNVLFATDTLATARAEEEAFERQLEQARERFEVGLSARTDVLEALAGFDTSRAARLTAQTNLAVSYQALTRLTRRDYDDLMGIRHELPVLPPTPASLQDWVDTAAVQNLSLQASRLAIASAQETLRSSRAGYAPRVNAVLNHQASFGGASTGAGAGTGGVGAGVGGSGGSNDVERTSIGVELTLPLYTGGATTSRVRESSYRLSQAEYASEAQLRRVVETTRNLYRTVTSSVEEVEARRQAIVSANAALDATQTGYEVGTRNVVDVLEAQRNLFRTVRDYNNTRYNYIIDNLSLKQAAGTLSPEDLQDLSRWLNPNYDPDRDFIPPFSEDEVERMSIQREEAIPDARQEPLRNRF encoded by the coding sequence ATGTTGCGCCCCCTTTATGTTGCAATCGTGCTCGCTGGCCTTTCTTCCGGCCACGCCATGGCCAAAACCGACCTGATGACCGTCTACCAGGAAGCTCTGGCCAACAGCGCGGATCTCGCAGCCGCACGGGCGGAGTCGCAGGCTTTGCAGGAAGCGCTGCCTCAGGCACGTTCCGGTCTGCTCCCCGAAATCGGGCTGGGCGCTGGTGCGGCGCGTGAGCGAATTGACATAGACGGAGTCGGCAGCGACTCGTATTCAACGCACTACTACCAGGCCAGCCTGGTGCAGCCGCTGTTCGATGCGGCCAGCTGGTTCAACTATCAGGCCGCCAAGGCAGTGAGCGAGCAGGCGCGGCTTGAATTTTCGGCGACCCAGCAAGCGCTCATCCTTGAAGTAGCCCAGGCATATTTCAACGTATTGTTCGCTACCGATACGCTGGCTACCGCGCGGGCGGAAGAGGAAGCTTTCGAACGCCAGCTCGAGCAGGCGCGCGAGCGCTTCGAGGTCGGTCTTTCGGCACGCACCGATGTACTGGAGGCGCTGGCCGGGTTTGATACCTCCAGGGCGGCACGCCTGACGGCGCAGACCAATCTTGCCGTGAGTTATCAGGCACTGACTCGCCTGACTCGTCGTGATTACGACGACCTGATGGGCATCCGCCATGAACTCCCGGTGCTGCCACCTACCCCAGCGAGCCTGCAGGACTGGGTCGATACCGCCGCGGTGCAGAACCTGTCATTGCAAGCCAGTCGACTCGCGATCGCAAGTGCCCAGGAAACGCTGCGTAGCAGTCGTGCCGGGTACGCACCGAGAGTGAATGCGGTGCTCAATCACCAGGCAAGCTTCGGCGGCGCCAGCACCGGCGCGGGAGCAGGCACGGGAGGTGTAGGCGCAGGCGTGGGCGGTAGCGGCGGCTCGAACGACGTCGAACGAACCAGTATTGGTGTGGAGCTGACGCTGCCGCTGTACACCGGCGGTGCAACCACCTCGCGCGTTCGCGAATCGAGCTATCGCCTGTCACAGGCTGAGTACGCCAGCGAAGCACAATTGCGCCGCGTGGTCGAAACGACGCGTAACCTGTATCGCACCGTGACATCAAGCGTTGAGGAAGTGGAAGCCCGTCGTCAGGCGATCGTATCGGCCAACGCAGCGCTTGACGCTACCCAGACCGGTTACGAGGTCGGTACCCGCAACGTTGTCGACGTACTGGAGGCACAGCGCAATCTGTTCCGCACCGTCCGCGATTACAACAACACACGTTATAATTACATTATCGATAACCTGAGCTTGAAGCAGGCCGCCGGGACGCTCAGTCCGGAAGATTTGCAGGACCTGTCACGCTGGCTGAACCCAAACTACGATCCGGACCGGGATTTCATCCCACCTTTTTCCGAGGACGAGGTCGAGCGGATGTCCATTCAGCGCGAAGAAGCCATCCCCGATGCCCGACAGGAACCGCTGCGCAACCGGTTCTGA
- the thiC gene encoding phosphomethylpyrimidine synthase ThiC: protein MNSRLPDTAIATSGADSAATQPLPNSKKVYVTGSRPDIRVPMREISLADTPTEFGGESNPPVVVYDTSGPYTDPDATIDLRAGLADVRSAWIDERGDTEILPGLSSNFGRSRLADSSLDHMRFAHVRTPRRAKAGHNVSQMHYARKGIITPEMEFVAIRENMKLEQAREAGLLTEQHPGHSFGASIPKQITPEFVREEIARGRAIIPANINHPEIEPMIIGRNFLVKINGNIGNSALGSSIEEEVEKMTWGIRWGSDTVMDLSTGKNIHETREWIIRNSPVPIGTVPIYQALEKVDGVAEDLTWEIFRDTLIEQAEQGVDYFTIHAGVLLRYVPMTAKRVTGIVSRGGSILAKWCLAHHKENFLYTHFEDICEIMKAYDVSFSLGDGLRPGSIADANDEAQFGELETLGELTKLAWKHDVQVMIEGPGHVPMQLIKENMDKQLQCCDEAPFYTLGPLTTDIAPGYDHITSGIGAAMIGWFGCAMLCYVTPKEHLGLPNRDDVKTGIITYKIAAHAADLAKGHPGAQIRDNALSKARFEFRWEDQFNLGLDPDTARAFHDETLPKESAKVAHFCSMCGPKFCSMKITQEVRDYAAAQRIDTVEMSAEEGMQAKSKEFRSAGSQLYQKV, encoded by the coding sequence ATGAACAGCCGTTTGCCTGATACAGCCATCGCCACCTCTGGTGCCGACAGTGCCGCCACCCAGCCTCTTCCCAATTCGAAAAAGGTCTACGTGACCGGATCGCGTCCGGATATTCGCGTGCCGATGCGCGAGATCAGCCTGGCCGATACACCAACTGAATTCGGCGGCGAGAGCAATCCACCGGTGGTGGTGTACGACACGTCCGGGCCCTATACCGATCCCGACGCGACCATCGATCTGCGCGCGGGACTAGCCGATGTCCGCAGTGCCTGGATCGACGAGCGGGGCGATACGGAGATATTGCCTGGCCTGAGTTCGAACTTCGGTCGTTCGCGTCTGGCCGACAGCTCCCTGGATCACATGCGCTTCGCCCACGTGCGTACGCCACGTCGTGCCAAGGCCGGGCATAACGTGAGCCAGATGCACTACGCTCGCAAGGGCATCATCACTCCCGAGATGGAGTTCGTCGCCATCCGCGAAAACATGAAGCTTGAGCAGGCGCGTGAGGCGGGTCTGCTCACCGAACAGCACCCCGGCCACAGCTTCGGTGCCAGCATCCCCAAGCAGATCACTCCGGAGTTCGTGCGCGAAGAGATAGCGCGTGGACGGGCGATCATCCCGGCTAACATCAATCATCCGGAGATCGAACCGATGATCATCGGTCGCAACTTCCTGGTGAAGATCAACGGCAATATCGGCAATTCCGCACTTGGCTCGTCGATCGAGGAAGAAGTCGAGAAAATGACCTGGGGGATCCGCTGGGGCTCGGATACGGTGATGGATCTATCCACCGGCAAGAACATTCATGAAACCCGAGAATGGATCATTCGCAACTCGCCGGTGCCGATCGGTACCGTCCCCATCTATCAGGCGTTGGAAAAAGTCGACGGGGTAGCCGAAGACCTTACCTGGGAAATCTTCCGCGACACGCTGATCGAGCAGGCAGAGCAAGGCGTTGACTACTTCACCATTCACGCCGGCGTGCTGCTTCGCTATGTGCCGATGACCGCCAAGCGGGTCACCGGTATTGTTTCGCGCGGCGGGTCGATTTTGGCCAAATGGTGCTTGGCGCATCACAAGGAAAATTTCCTTTATACGCACTTCGAAGACATCTGCGAGATCATGAAAGCCTACGATGTAAGCTTCTCGCTGGGTGATGGCCTACGCCCCGGCTCGATCGCGGATGCCAATGACGAAGCGCAGTTCGGCGAACTTGAGACGCTGGGGGAGCTGACCAAGCTGGCCTGGAAGCACGACGTTCAGGTAATGATCGAGGGTCCCGGCCACGTGCCCATGCAACTGATCAAGGAAAACATGGACAAGCAGTTGCAATGTTGCGACGAGGCCCCATTTTATACACTCGGGCCGCTGACCACCGATATCGCTCCCGGTTACGATCACATTACTTCCGGGATCGGTGCGGCAATGATCGGCTGGTTCGGCTGTGCCATGCTCTGCTACGTCACACCGAAGGAACACCTCGGCCTGCCCAATCGGGACGATGTGAAGACCGGCATCATCACCTACAAGATCGCAGCGCATGCCGCGGACCTGGCCAAGGGGCATCCCGGCGCGCAGATCAGGGACAATGCCCTGTCCAAGGCGCGGTTCGAGTTCCGCTGGGAGGACCAATTCAACCTGGGTCTGGACCCGGACACCGCCCGAGCCTTCCATGATGAAACCTTGCCGAAGGAATCGGCCAAGGTCGCGCATTTCTGTTCGATGTGTGGTCCCAAGTTCTGCTCAATGAAGATCACACAGGAGGTGCGCGATTACGCCGCAGCGCAGCGCATCGACACGGTCGAGATGTCCGCGGAAGAAGGCATGCAGGCCAAGTCGAAAGAGTTCAGATCGGCTGGTTCGCAGCTCTATCAGAAAGTCTGA
- the nudF gene encoding ADP-ribose diphosphatase: MSGLSRMISAQVRRGQTTWRQFILKTFTRSDVEIVSRESGFSGFYRLDILRLRHRLFDGSWGPELQRELFVRHDAVCVLPYDPWEDSVVLIEQVRIGALDKSERPWMIELVAGLIDKDESPETVAHREAQEEAGIELVSLAPITRYFPSPGGSDELVYLYYGLVDSRGAGGIHGLAEEGEDIRVSVWSREEALAAVENGLIDNAATIIALQWLGLHADRLRREAGERP, translated from the coding sequence ATGAGCGGCCTGTCGCGGATGATCTCGGCGCAGGTGCGCCGGGGTCAGACCACTTGGAGGCAGTTCATATTGAAGACGTTCACCCGCAGCGATGTTGAGATTGTCAGCCGCGAATCCGGTTTCAGCGGATTCTATCGGTTGGATATTCTCAGGCTGCGTCATCGCCTGTTCGACGGCTCCTGGGGGCCGGAACTGCAAAGGGAATTGTTCGTTCGGCACGATGCAGTCTGCGTATTGCCCTATGACCCCTGGGAAGACAGCGTGGTGCTGATTGAGCAGGTGCGGATCGGGGCGCTGGATAAAAGCGAGCGTCCCTGGATGATCGAGCTGGTTGCCGGCCTGATCGACAAGGACGAATCGCCGGAAACCGTAGCCCATCGCGAAGCGCAAGAGGAGGCAGGCATCGAGCTGGTCTCGCTGGCGCCGATCACCCGCTATTTCCCTTCGCCGGGCGGCAGCGACGAGCTCGTGTATCTGTATTACGGCCTCGTCGACAGCCGCGGGGCCGGCGGGATCCATGGCTTGGCTGAAGAAGGCGAAGATATCCGCGTCAGTGTCTGGTCGCGTGAGGAAGCGCTCGCCGCGGTCGAGAATGGTTTGATCGACAATGCTGCGACGATCATCGCCTTGCAATGGCTAGGCCTGCATGCCGACCGGCTCCGCCGTGAAGCAGGGGAGCGGCCGTGA
- a CDS encoding DUF1249 domain-containing protein translates to MIARKPRYRVDLSELQAICEANYFRLSRLMPGMAVQDELRIRVDSGDGAPQTLTLRILERCRYTSTLQLVHERRHDWLAPPSMEVRLYHDAHMAEVVAAYNRRRFRGVYPYPNEQMLQPDEKYQLNSFLGEWLGYCQRYGQSDELVMFNP, encoded by the coding sequence ATGATCGCACGCAAGCCGCGTTACCGGGTCGATCTGTCCGAACTGCAAGCGATCTGCGAAGCCAACTATTTTCGTCTTTCCCGACTGATGCCGGGCATGGCGGTGCAGGACGAACTGCGGATTCGCGTCGATAGCGGTGACGGTGCGCCGCAAACATTGACACTGCGTATCCTCGAGCGCTGCCGCTATACGTCCACACTGCAGCTGGTTCACGAGCGCCGTCACGATTGGCTCGCTCCGCCGAGCATGGAAGTGCGGCTCTACCATGACGCGCATATGGCTGAGGTGGTGGCCGCCTACAATCGGCGCCGTTTTCGCGGCGTCTACCCGTACCCCAATGAGCAGATGTTGCAGCCGGACGAAAAGTACCAACTCAACAGCTTTCTCGGGGAGTGGCTCGGCTACTGTCAGCGGTACGGGCAGAGCGACGAGCTGGTGATGTTCAATCCCTGA
- the cpdA gene encoding 3',5'-cyclic-AMP phosphodiesterase: MPPTVVNEADHVFVIQITDSHLFADPAARLLGLDTHASLEAVIDQVLGDQSSMDIVLATGDITQDGSEGAYQRFLNAAARLPAEHYWIPGNHDDAVMMERIGRTAGVWADWVDAGQWRIVMLDSSVQGSVAGRLGDAEFERLDAALASSEGRHVMVCLHHHPISIGSDWMEPIGLRDAGRLMSRLDGAPEVKVVLWGHIHQQLDEQYGHLRLLATPSTCVQFAEQSTDFATDTRAPGYRWLKLFDDGRLETGVVRLPAGAFLPEEGASGY, from the coding sequence ATGCCGCCGACCGTAGTCAACGAAGCTGATCACGTCTTCGTGATTCAGATCACCGATAGTCATCTGTTCGCCGACCCTGCGGCTCGCCTGTTGGGGCTGGATACGCATGCCAGTCTGGAGGCGGTGATCGATCAGGTGCTCGGCGATCAATCGTCCATGGATATCGTGCTGGCTACCGGTGACATTACCCAGGACGGCAGCGAGGGGGCTTACCAGCGGTTTCTGAATGCCGCCGCGCGTCTGCCTGCCGAGCATTACTGGATTCCCGGCAACCACGATGATGCCGTGATGATGGAGCGCATCGGCCGCACGGCCGGAGTGTGGGCTGACTGGGTCGATGCCGGCCAGTGGCGTATCGTCATGCTTGATTCCAGCGTTCAAGGCTCGGTTGCCGGTCGTCTGGGGGACGCCGAGTTCGAGCGCCTCGATGCCGCTTTGGCCAGTTCCGAGGGTCGACATGTCATGGTGTGCTTGCATCACCATCCGATATCCATCGGTAGCGACTGGATGGAACCGATTGGCCTGCGGGATGCGGGACGGCTGATGTCCCGGTTGGACGGCGCGCCAGAGGTTAAGGTGGTATTGTGGGGGCATATTCATCAGCAACTTGATGAGCAGTACGGGCATCTCCGGCTGCTTGCTACACCCTCGACTTGCGTTCAGTTTGCCGAGCAGAGTACCGATTTTGCCACCGATACGCGTGCACCCGGTTACCGCTGGCTCAAGTTGTTCGACGATGGCCGCCTCGAAACCGGAGTGGTACGACTTCCGGCTGGTGCGTTTCTTCCCGAGGAAGGGGCGAGCGGTTACTGA
- the parE gene encoding DNA topoisomerase IV subunit B, translating to MSQSTYNADALEVLSGLDPVRRRPGMYTDTSRPNHLAQEVIDNSVDEALAGHARSISVILHADNALEVSDDGRGMPVDIHPEEGVSGVELILTRLHAGGKFSNKNYQFSGGLHGVGISVVNALSLRVEVRVKRDGQEYAVAFESGEKVSELEVVGTVGKRNTGTSVKFWPNGDYFDSPRFSVTRLKHLLKAKAVLCPGLRVDFDDRQNGEQVSWFYEDGLRDYLIDACSEWPRLPEEPFTGSLAGSKEAVDWAVSWLPEGGELVQESYVNLIPTAQGGTHVNGLRSGLLEAIREFCEFRNLLPRGVKLAPEDVWERVSYVLSLKMAEAQFSGQTKERLSSRESAAFVSGVVKDAFSLWLNQHADIGQQLAEMAINHASRRLKAGKKIERKRITQGPALPGKLADCAGQDSRRSELFLVEGDSAGGSAKQARDKEFQAVMPLRGKILNTWEVESGQVLASQEVHDIAVAIGVDPGSEDLSQLRYGKICILADADSDGLHIATLLCALFVRHFRTLVEAGHVFVAMPPLYRLDIGKETFYALDDAEKQGVIDRIQAENKRGKVQVTRFKGLGEMNPLQLRETTMAPDTRRLVQLTIEDPVGTEALMDMLLAKKRSPDRKQWLEEKGNLAEVLL from the coding sequence ATGTCCCAATCGACCTATAACGCCGACGCGCTCGAAGTACTCAGCGGCCTTGATCCGGTCCGTCGGCGCCCCGGCATGTATACCGACACGTCGCGCCCCAATCACCTTGCACAGGAAGTGATCGATAACAGCGTTGACGAGGCTCTGGCTGGCCACGCCAGATCGATCAGCGTCATCCTGCATGCCGACAACGCGCTGGAAGTCAGTGACGACGGGCGCGGCATGCCCGTAGATATCCATCCTGAGGAAGGCGTCTCCGGCGTCGAGTTGATCCTCACGCGGTTGCACGCCGGCGGCAAATTCTCCAACAAGAATTATCAGTTTTCCGGCGGTCTGCACGGGGTTGGTATTTCCGTGGTCAACGCCCTCTCACTGCGTGTGGAAGTGCGGGTAAAGCGTGACGGCCAGGAATACGCGGTCGCCTTCGAAAGCGGCGAAAAGGTCAGCGAGCTGGAAGTGGTTGGTACCGTTGGCAAGCGCAATACCGGCACCAGCGTGAAGTTCTGGCCCAACGGGGATTACTTCGATTCACCTCGTTTCAGCGTGACCCGCCTCAAGCATCTGTTGAAAGCCAAGGCGGTATTGTGCCCTGGGCTGCGCGTCGACTTCGATGACCGGCAAAACGGCGAACAGGTGAGCTGGTTCTACGAGGATGGGTTGCGCGACTACCTGATCGACGCCTGTTCGGAGTGGCCGCGACTGCCTGAGGAGCCGTTCACAGGCAGCTTGGCGGGGAGCAAGGAGGCGGTCGACTGGGCGGTGTCCTGGTTGCCCGAGGGCGGAGAACTGGTTCAGGAAAGCTACGTCAACCTCATCCCGACTGCGCAAGGCGGCACGCACGTGAACGGTCTGCGCTCGGGGCTGCTGGAGGCTATCCGGGAGTTTTGCGAGTTTCGTAATCTACTACCGCGCGGTGTGAAGCTGGCGCCGGAAGACGTCTGGGAGCGGGTTAGCTACGTTCTGTCCTTGAAAATGGCCGAGGCGCAGTTTTCCGGACAGACCAAGGAGCGTTTGTCGTCGCGCGAGTCGGCCGCCTTCGTTTCGGGTGTGGTCAAGGACGCTTTCAGCCTGTGGCTCAACCAGCACGCCGATATCGGCCAGCAGTTGGCCGAAATGGCGATCAACCATGCCAGCCGCCGACTGAAGGCTGGGAAGAAGATCGAGCGTAAGCGCATCACCCAGGGCCCGGCGCTCCCGGGCAAACTGGCCGATTGTGCCGGCCAGGACAGTCGCCGTTCAGAACTGTTTCTGGTCGAGGGCGATTCCGCTGGCGGTAGCGCCAAACAGGCGCGAGACAAGGAGTTTCAGGCGGTCATGCCGCTGCGCGGGAAGATACTTAACACCTGGGAAGTCGAATCCGGCCAGGTCCTGGCCTCGCAGGAAGTACACGACATCGCCGTCGCGATCGGCGTGGATCCGGGCTCGGAAGACCTCTCTCAGCTGCGCTACGGCAAGATATGTATCCTGGCCGACGCTGACTCCGACGGTCTGCACATTGCGACTCTGCTCTGCGCGCTGTTCGTTCGCCATTTCCGCACCCTGGTCGAAGCAGGCCATGTATTCGTGGCGATGCCACCGCTGTACCGCCTGGACATTGGCAAGGAAACCTTTTACGCCCTGGACGATGCGGAGAAGCAGGGCGTGATCGACCGTATTCAGGCGGAAAACAAGCGCGGAAAGGTTCAGGTCACCCGCTTCAAGGGGTTGGGCGAGATGAATCCGCTGCAGCTTCGAGAAACGACGATGGCGCCCGACACGCGACGCCTGGTTCAGCTGACGATCGAAGATCCCGTCGGGACCGAAGCATTGATGGATATGTTACTGGCCAAAAAGCGTTCGCCCGACCGCAAGCAGTGGCTGGAGGAAAAGGGCAACCTTGCCGAGGTTCTGTTGTGA